One segment of Alistipes finegoldii DSM 17242 DNA contains the following:
- a CDS encoding HAD hydrolase-like protein, which produces MHWKYLLFDLDGTLTDPMQGITRSVQYALRHFGIEVEDLTTLCPFIGPPLRDSFREFYGMTSAQADEASEKYGEYFSRQGIFENKLYAGIPELLSALQAQGATLAIATSKPDFLAERIARHFGFRDRFTLICGGTAYGPCSTKAGVIRETLAQLRIDDPSQAVMIGDRRFDIEGAAAAGMESIGILWGYGSREELEKASPDYLAADIPELRRILG; this is translated from the coding sequence ATGCACTGGAAATACCTCCTTTTCGACCTCGACGGCACGCTGACCGACCCGATGCAGGGCATCACCCGCTCGGTGCAGTACGCCCTGCGGCACTTCGGGATCGAAGTCGAGGACCTGACGACGCTCTGTCCCTTTATCGGACCGCCGCTGCGGGATTCGTTCCGCGAATTTTACGGCATGACCTCCGCCCAAGCCGACGAGGCGTCCGAAAAATACGGCGAATACTTCAGCCGTCAGGGAATCTTCGAAAACAAGCTCTACGCGGGAATTCCCGAACTGCTGTCCGCCCTGCAGGCGCAGGGTGCGACGCTGGCCATCGCCACCTCCAAACCCGACTTTCTGGCCGAACGGATCGCCCGGCATTTCGGGTTCCGCGACCGTTTCACGCTCATCTGCGGCGGAACGGCCTATGGTCCCTGCTCGACCAAAGCGGGCGTAATCCGCGAGACCCTCGCACAACTGCGCATCGACGATCCGTCGCAGGCCGTCATGATCGGCGACCGCCGCTTCGACATCGAGGGAGCCGCGGCCGCAGGCATGGAGTCGATCGGCATATTGTGGGGCTACGGCAGCCGCGAAGAGCTGGAAAAGGCCAGTCCCGATTACCTCGCAGCCGACATCCCGGAACTGCGGCGAATATTGGGGTAA
- the mobV gene encoding MobV family relaxase — protein MGYVVLHIEKAAGTDAAMSGHVERRITPANVITTLTYLNEELVEFPKGVTNRTEAIQHRLDNAGLERKIGKNQVRALRVMLSGSPEDMKRIRQAGQLDAWAKDSCGWLQKTFGKENVVSAVLHLDEKTPHIHATVVPITRGERRKAKLEREKNAQSGKRTYRTKKDRPRLCADDVMARDKLKAYQTTYAEAMAKYGLQRGVEGSEAKHISTQQYYREVFVRKNEMAEQIENLKEQQKTLTVDIAALQAQQRAAQTDCNAIDEQRRKKKEELAKAETELAQTRREIKTDKLKGVAVNATTKAVERIGALFHDPKPARYEKQIADLQGVIADKDKCIGQLQQEIKTMQAGHDKEVANLKQEAQQVIKALMRVDELCPYVKGLLKWENYCKDVGLDKERTKALFTMQPYRYTGELHSIRYNHTFRANDVILQFKPDKDGPSGFQFTINGKDCDEWFRQQRKEFYERIGIDIEQTEQRRGMKM, from the coding sequence ATGGGCTATGTCGTATTGCATATCGAGAAGGCAGCCGGAACGGACGCCGCCATGTCGGGACACGTCGAGCGGAGAATAACACCCGCCAACGTCATAACGACACTTACCTACCTGAACGAAGAATTAGTAGAGTTCCCCAAAGGAGTTACCAACCGTACCGAAGCGATCCAGCACCGGCTGGACAATGCAGGACTGGAACGCAAGATCGGAAAGAACCAAGTAAGGGCGTTGCGTGTCATGCTCTCCGGAAGCCCCGAAGATATGAAGCGTATCCGGCAGGCCGGACAGTTGGATGCTTGGGCCAAGGATTCCTGCGGCTGGCTGCAAAAGACCTTCGGAAAGGAAAACGTTGTGTCGGCAGTCCTGCATCTGGACGAGAAAACACCACATATACACGCGACCGTCGTGCCGATCACACGGGGCGAACGCAGAAAGGCCAAGCTGGAGCGGGAGAAGAACGCCCAAAGCGGAAAGAGAACCTATCGCACTAAGAAAGACCGCCCGCGTCTATGTGCCGACGATGTGATGGCACGGGACAAACTCAAAGCCTACCAGACCACCTATGCCGAAGCGATGGCCAAATACGGACTGCAACGCGGCGTCGAGGGATCGGAAGCAAAACATATTTCCACGCAGCAGTATTACCGCGAGGTGTTCGTCCGGAAAAATGAAATGGCCGAACAGATCGAGAATCTGAAAGAACAGCAAAAGACGCTCACGGTAGATATTGCCGCACTCCAAGCACAGCAACGAGCCGCACAGACAGACTGCAACGCTATCGACGAACAGCGGCGGAAGAAGAAAGAAGAACTGGCAAAAGCCGAAACGGAGTTGGCACAGACGCGGCGGGAGATCAAGACCGACAAACTCAAAGGCGTGGCCGTGAATGCCACGACGAAAGCCGTAGAAAGGATCGGAGCGTTGTTCCACGACCCCAAGCCCGCGAGGTATGAAAAACAGATTGCAGATTTGCAAGGGGTAATTGCCGACAAGGATAAGTGCATCGGGCAACTGCAACAAGAGATCAAGACCATGCAGGCCGGACACGATAAAGAGGTGGCCAACCTTAAACAGGAAGCACAACAAGTCATAAAAGCCTTGATGCGTGTCGATGAGTTGTGTCCCTATGTAAAGGGGCTGTTGAAATGGGAAAATTACTGCAAGGATGTCGGGTTGGACAAGGAGCGGACCAAAGCGTTGTTTACGATGCAACCTTACAGATATACGGGCGAGCTGCATTCGATAAGGTATAATCATACGTTTCGGGCGAACGATGTCATTCTCCAATTCAAACCCGACAAGGACGGGCCGAGCGGGTTCCAGTTCACCATAAACGGAAAGGACTGCGACGAGTGGTTCAGACAGCAACGAAAGGAGTTTTACGAGCGGATAGGAATTGACATCGAACAAACGGAGCAAAGGCGCGGGATGAAGATGTAA
- a CDS encoding acetyl-CoA hydrolase/transferase family protein yields MQFTTAAEAAKLIRSHSSVYIQGSTSIPEVLVQAMTDRADELTDVKIYSGFAVGRADAPYCRPEYKDTFLVNSLFVANNIRRWLAAGYGQSIPAFLGEIPGLFRDGTLPVDVAILNLSRPNEEGYCSFGVSADLAVSAVECAKTVIAQVNTAMPFSYGDAVIHLSRVAAAVEVDDPLVEVPSATPSEIESRIGGYIAELIPDGATLQIGVGGIPNAVLAALTGHKHLGLHTEAMTDGVLPLLESGVIDNSLKKVMPGTTVASLALGSRRLYDYMDYRKDLLMKDVAWTNDPFRIRENPRVMAINSAVEVDLTGQVCADSVGERIISGVGGQHDFMYGGALSEGGKTFIAIPSTTPKGESKIKALLTPGAGVVTTRHMVQHVVTEYGVAHLRGRNLAERARALISVAHPSVREELEKAACERFGYTFLRIK; encoded by the coding sequence ATGCAATTCACGACAGCCGCCGAAGCCGCAAAGCTCATCCGATCGCACAGCAGCGTCTACATTCAGGGCAGCACCTCGATTCCCGAAGTGCTGGTCCAAGCCATGACCGACCGTGCCGATGAACTCACCGACGTAAAGATCTACTCCGGATTCGCCGTCGGACGGGCCGATGCCCCCTATTGCAGGCCCGAATACAAAGACACGTTCCTCGTAAACAGCCTTTTCGTCGCCAACAACATCCGCCGCTGGCTGGCCGCAGGTTACGGCCAGTCGATCCCGGCTTTTCTGGGTGAGATTCCGGGGCTTTTCCGCGACGGCACGCTGCCTGTCGACGTGGCGATCCTCAACCTTTCGCGCCCCAACGAGGAGGGTTACTGCTCGTTCGGCGTATCGGCCGATCTGGCCGTTTCGGCCGTGGAGTGCGCTAAGACGGTCATCGCACAGGTCAATACGGCCATGCCGTTCTCTTACGGCGACGCCGTGATTCATCTTTCGCGCGTGGCGGCGGCCGTCGAGGTCGACGATCCGCTGGTCGAGGTCCCCTCAGCGACACCCTCCGAAATCGAAAGCAGGATCGGCGGCTACATCGCCGAACTGATCCCCGACGGCGCCACGCTTCAGATCGGCGTGGGCGGCATTCCCAACGCCGTACTGGCGGCTCTCACGGGCCACAAGCACCTCGGCCTGCACACCGAAGCGATGACCGACGGGGTCCTGCCGCTCTTGGAAAGCGGCGTAATCGACAATTCGCTGAAAAAGGTCATGCCCGGCACGACCGTCGCGTCGCTGGCCCTCGGCTCGCGCCGTCTGTACGATTATATGGATTACCGCAAAGACCTCTTGATGAAAGACGTGGCGTGGACCAACGATCCGTTCCGCATCCGCGAAAATCCCCGCGTCATGGCGATCAATTCGGCCGTCGAGGTGGATCTCACGGGACAGGTGTGCGCCGACTCGGTCGGAGAACGCATTATCTCAGGCGTGGGCGGTCAGCACGACTTCATGTACGGCGGTGCGCTCTCGGAGGGCGGCAAAACCTTCATCGCCATCCCCTCGACCACCCCGAAGGGCGAATCGAAGATCAAAGCGCTGCTGACGCCCGGCGCGGGCGTCGTCACGACCCGCCACATGGTCCAGCACGTGGTCACCGAATACGGCGTAGCGCACCTGAGAGGCCGCAACCTCGCCGAGCGCGCCCGTGCGCTGATCTCCGTCGCCCACCCCTCGGTGCGCGAAGAGCTGGAAAAAGCCGCCTGCGAACGCTTCGGTTACACGTTCCTGCGGATTAAGTAA
- a CDS encoding IS110 family transposase: MRYIGIDVSKATFVVAYSSDKGGEIRTFNNTTAGIRQFIGTLPKDGSIHCVMEATGNYSALLLYMLNVAGITVSMENPLKVKNFAKALLSTVKTDKSDARLITLYGEKMNPRPFKVQGEAILRLRQKRTVIRQLTKQITAMSNLRGSLACLPVPDKGATHTVDETIKFLEKKRDRLQAELTDLVEVEFSRQLALLTTIKGIGITLATALIITTGGFTYFQNAKQVSRYLGICPTYEQSGTSVNIKGHINRNGDAYTRGLLYIAAWPASRFNAQCKETYTRLRQNGKSGKLAMIAVANKLIRQAFAVVAHDKEYIDGFVSNRP, translated from the coding sequence ATGAGGTACATTGGAATCGACGTGAGCAAGGCTACATTCGTGGTAGCTTACTCCTCCGACAAAGGCGGGGAGATCCGTACTTTTAACAACACGACCGCTGGTATCAGACAGTTTATCGGGACTCTCCCCAAAGACGGCAGTATCCACTGTGTTATGGAGGCGACAGGGAATTACAGCGCCTTGCTGCTGTATATGCTCAATGTCGCCGGAATTACTGTCAGCATGGAGAATCCGCTGAAGGTAAAGAACTTCGCCAAAGCCTTGCTCTCTACGGTCAAGACCGATAAGAGCGATGCACGACTCATTACCTTGTACGGAGAGAAGATGAACCCGCGTCCTTTCAAGGTACAGGGAGAGGCCATCCTGCGGCTCCGACAGAAAAGAACCGTCATTCGCCAACTTACTAAGCAGATTACCGCCATGTCGAACCTTCGTGGCTCTCTTGCATGTCTGCCTGTCCCGGACAAAGGTGCAACTCATACCGTAGACGAAACTATCAAGTTCCTTGAAAAGAAGCGTGACAGGCTCCAGGCGGAACTCACGGATCTTGTCGAAGTGGAGTTCAGCCGACAACTCGCGCTGCTGACGACCATCAAAGGGATAGGCATAACGCTTGCCACGGCGCTCATCATCACTACTGGAGGCTTTACCTACTTCCAAAATGCCAAGCAGGTGTCCCGGTATCTCGGAATTTGTCCCACTTACGAACAGTCCGGAACTTCGGTAAACATCAAAGGGCATATCAACCGAAACGGAGACGCATACACTAGAGGACTTCTCTATATCGCCGCTTGGCCTGCCAGTAGGTTCAATGCCCAATGCAAAGAGACCTATACGAGGCTCAGGCAAAACGGAAAATCGGGAAAACTCGCTATGATCGCTGTCGCAAACAAGCTCATCAGGCAGGCTTTTGCTGTTGTCGCGCACGATAAAGAGTATATCGACGGATTCGTCTCCAACAGACCTTAG
- a CDS encoding indolepyruvate oxidoreductase subunit beta, whose protein sequence is MKKDIILSGVGGQGILSIATVIGKAALDAGLSIKQAEVHGMSQRGGDVQSNLRIASGEIASDLIARGVADIIISLEPMEALRYLPWLSKEGWVITNTAPLINIPNYPEAEALRRELDALPHVVALDVDAIAKSAASPRAANIVLLGAAAPFLGIDAEKLEAGIRAIFARKGQEIVEMNLAAFRAGYQYAQKQTE, encoded by the coding sequence ATGAAAAAGGACATCATACTTTCGGGCGTGGGAGGACAGGGCATCCTCTCGATCGCCACCGTCATCGGCAAAGCGGCCCTCGACGCAGGCCTCAGCATCAAGCAGGCCGAAGTCCACGGCATGAGCCAGCGCGGCGGCGACGTACAGTCGAACCTGCGCATCGCGTCGGGCGAAATCGCTTCGGACCTCATTGCGCGGGGCGTCGCCGACATCATCATTTCGCTCGAACCGATGGAAGCCCTGCGCTACCTGCCGTGGCTTTCGAAGGAGGGGTGGGTAATCACCAACACCGCGCCGCTGATCAATATCCCGAACTATCCCGAAGCGGAAGCCCTCCGGCGCGAACTCGACGCACTGCCGCACGTCGTGGCGCTCGACGTGGACGCCATTGCCAAGAGCGCGGCATCGCCCCGCGCCGCCAACATCGTACTGCTGGGCGCAGCGGCGCCGTTTCTGGGCATCGACGCCGAGAAGCTCGAAGCCGGCATCCGCGCCATCTTCGCCCGCAAAGGCCAAGAGATCGTAGAGATGAACCTCGCGGCGTTCCGCGCAGGATACCAATACGCACAAAAACAGACCGAATAA
- a CDS encoding aminotransferase class I/II-fold pyridoxal phosphate-dependent enzyme produces the protein MERLPLDRSVLDSALERMDIADIAQATIRQSGDIARILENETGTEFLHLEMGVPGLPPEQVGVEAECKALRQGVASQYPSMSGIPELKEQASRFIRAFLDIGVAPQGCIPTVGSMQGSFTLFLLCSQLDPKKNKILFIDPGFPVQRNQVHILNIPHASFDIYEYRAEKLGPKLESYLTQGDVAAIVYSNPNNPAWICLTEEELRTVGELASRYDAIVIEDLAYLCMDFRKPLGRPFEAPYQSSVARYTQNYILMISGSKIFSYAGQRIAVAAISDTLYTRQYPALRERYGMARLGDAYVLTILYAASSGTSHSAQYALAAMFRAAADGRLDFVAETSEYARRARLTKELFLRHGFRIVYDKDQDEAVSDGFFYTVGYGDLTSSELLSELLLYGICAISLTTTGSRQPGIRVCVSQLNRPEQFDLLEARLTAFGQNHR, from the coding sequence ATGGAACGGCTTCCACTCGACCGCTCTGTGCTCGACTCCGCGCTGGAGCGCATGGACATCGCCGACATCGCGCAGGCGACCATCCGCCAGTCGGGCGACATCGCCCGCATACTGGAAAACGAAACGGGAACGGAATTCCTGCACCTCGAAATGGGCGTTCCGGGACTCCCGCCCGAACAGGTCGGCGTCGAAGCCGAATGCAAAGCCCTCCGGCAGGGCGTGGCGTCGCAGTACCCCAGCATGTCCGGCATTCCGGAACTGAAGGAGCAGGCTTCGCGTTTCATCCGCGCGTTCCTCGACATCGGCGTCGCACCGCAGGGCTGCATTCCGACCGTCGGTTCGATGCAGGGCAGTTTCACGCTGTTCCTGCTCTGCTCGCAGCTGGACCCGAAGAAGAACAAAATCCTCTTCATCGACCCCGGATTCCCCGTACAGCGCAATCAGGTGCATATCCTCAATATCCCGCACGCTTCGTTCGACATCTACGAGTACCGCGCCGAAAAGCTGGGTCCCAAGCTGGAAAGCTACCTCACGCAGGGCGACGTGGCGGCCATCGTCTACTCCAACCCCAACAATCCGGCATGGATCTGCCTCACGGAAGAGGAGCTGCGCACCGTCGGCGAACTGGCGAGCAGGTACGACGCCATCGTCATCGAGGATCTGGCCTACCTCTGCATGGACTTCCGCAAACCGCTGGGACGGCCTTTCGAAGCGCCCTATCAGTCCAGCGTCGCCCGTTATACGCAGAATTATATCCTGATGATCTCCGGGTCGAAGATATTCAGCTACGCCGGACAGCGCATCGCCGTCGCGGCGATCTCCGACACGCTCTACACCCGCCAGTATCCCGCGCTCCGGGAGCGTTACGGCATGGCCCGTCTGGGCGACGCCTATGTGCTGACGATACTCTATGCGGCATCGTCGGGCACGAGCCATTCAGCCCAGTACGCCCTCGCGGCCATGTTCCGCGCCGCGGCCGACGGCCGGCTGGATTTCGTGGCCGAAACGTCGGAATACGCACGCCGCGCACGGCTGACCAAGGAGCTGTTCCTGCGCCACGGTTTCCGCATCGTCTACGACAAGGATCAGGACGAGGCGGTAAGCGACGGATTCTTCTACACGGTCGGCTACGGCGATCTGACCAGCTCGGAGCTGCTGAGCGAACTGCTGCTCTACGGCATCTGCGCCATTTCGCTCACCACGACCGGCAGCCGCCAGCCGGGCATCCGCGTCTGCGTCTCGCAGCTCAACCGCCCCGAACAGTTCGACCTCTTGGAAGCCAGACTAACCGCCTTCGGGCAAAACCACCGATAA
- a CDS encoding site-specific integrase — protein MRSTFRVLFYVKKGSARPNGDLPLMCRLTVDGEVKQFSCKMDVPPRLWDVKNGRATGKSVEAMQINLAVDKIRVEVNRRYQELMQSDGYVTAAKLRDAYLGIGVKQETLLKLFEQHNVEYRKKVGFNREVATWKKYCCVCKRVREFLAHTYHREDIPLKELNLTFINDFEYFLRTEKKCRTNTVWGYMIVLKHIVAIARNDGRLPFNPFSGYINSPESVDRGYLSQEEIKAVMNYKTANKAHARIRDLFVFSIFTGLAYADVKGLTTDNLQTMFDGNLWIITRRKKTNTESRIRLLDIPKRIIEKYADQRLDNHVFYMPCNCHCNDILREIGKQCGIKNKLTFHMARHTFATTITLSQGMPIETVSCLLGHTNIKTTQIYAKITNEKISRDMSALTERLGDKYRLAE, from the coding sequence ATGCGAAGCACGTTTCGGGTCTTATTTTACGTGAAGAAAGGCAGCGCCCGCCCCAACGGCGATCTGCCTTTGATGTGCCGTCTTACAGTAGATGGCGAGGTCAAACAATTCAGTTGCAAAATGGACGTTCCTCCGCGTTTATGGGATGTCAAGAACGGCCGGGCGACGGGCAAGAGCGTCGAGGCCATGCAAATCAATCTTGCCGTCGATAAAATCCGCGTCGAGGTGAACCGCCGCTATCAGGAGTTGATGCAGTCGGACGGCTATGTCACGGCCGCCAAACTGCGGGATGCCTACCTCGGTATCGGAGTAAAGCAGGAAACGCTGTTGAAACTCTTCGAACAGCACAATGTCGAATACCGGAAAAAGGTGGGTTTCAACCGTGAGGTCGCCACATGGAAAAAGTACTGCTGCGTGTGTAAGCGCGTGCGGGAGTTCCTCGCCCATACCTACCACCGGGAGGACATCCCGCTGAAAGAACTGAACCTTACCTTTATCAACGATTTCGAGTATTTCCTGCGCACGGAGAAGAAATGCCGCACAAATACCGTGTGGGGCTACATGATCGTCTTGAAACATATCGTCGCCATTGCCCGCAACGACGGGCGCCTGCCGTTCAACCCGTTTTCGGGCTATATCAACTCTCCCGAAAGCGTGGACAGGGGTTATCTCTCGCAAGAGGAGATCAAGGCCGTGATGAACTATAAAACGGCCAACAAGGCGCATGCCCGCATCCGCGATCTGTTCGTCTTCTCCATCTTCACGGGGCTGGCTTATGCCGACGTGAAAGGGCTGACCACGGACAACCTTCAAACTATGTTCGACGGTAACCTGTGGATCATCACGCGACGTAAGAAAACCAATACCGAAAGCCGTATCCGCCTGCTGGATATTCCCAAACGCATCATCGAGAAATACGCGGATCAGCGGCTCGACAACCATGTCTTTTATATGCCGTGCAACTGCCATTGCAACGACATCCTGCGCGAGATCGGCAAGCAATGCGGCATTAAAAACAAACTGACCTTCCACATGGCGCGGCATACCTTCGCCACAACCATCACGCTCTCGCAGGGTATGCCTATCGAAACCGTCAGCTGCCTGTTGGGGCATACGAACATCAAGACCACCCAAATCTACGCGAAGATCACCAATGAAAAGATAAGCCGCGACATGTCGGCGCTCACCGAACGCCTCGGCGACAAATACCGTCTGGCGGAGTAA
- a CDS encoding thiamine pyrophosphate-dependent enzyme codes for MAQRELLLGDEALALGALHAGLSGVYAYPGTPSTEITEFIQGHPLTAERGVHCTWSANEKTAMEEALGMSFAGKRALVCMKHVGMNVAADAFVNSAMTGANGGLVVVAADDPSMHSSQNEQDSRFYGQFALVPTFEPSNQQETYDMVQAAFDFSEKYRIPVLMRLTTRMAHSRAVVEVAGVRAENERSYPAQTRQWVLMPGNSRVRYNTLLDDYARFETEAAESRFNRYTDAPDKSVGIIACGIAHNYLAENYPGGCPHPVLKISQYPLPASLVRRMASECGSLLIIEEGQPVVEQAVRGILPAPLDIRGRMTGQLPRTGELTPDSVRAALGLAPHATHAASQIVVPRPPALCQGCGHRDVYTALKEIADEHENAKVFSDIGCYTLGWLAPFHAIDTCVDMGASITMAKGAADAGVYPSIAVIGDSTFTHSGMTGLLDAVNERSNITVIISDNLTTGMTGGQDSAGTGRLEQICAGIGVDPAHIRVVVPLPKNREEMKAMLREEIAYDGVSVVIPRRECIQTAKRHNAAKQKQ; via the coding sequence ATGGCGCAACGGGAACTACTACTCGGAGACGAAGCCCTCGCACTGGGCGCGCTCCACGCCGGACTGTCGGGCGTCTATGCCTATCCGGGCACGCCCTCGACCGAAATAACCGAATTCATTCAGGGTCATCCGCTCACCGCCGAGCGCGGCGTGCACTGCACTTGGTCGGCCAATGAAAAGACCGCCATGGAGGAGGCCCTCGGCATGTCGTTCGCCGGAAAACGGGCGCTGGTCTGCATGAAGCACGTGGGCATGAACGTCGCCGCCGACGCATTCGTCAATTCGGCGATGACCGGCGCCAACGGCGGGCTGGTCGTGGTCGCGGCCGACGACCCTTCGATGCACTCGTCGCAGAATGAGCAGGACTCGCGCTTTTACGGCCAGTTCGCCCTCGTGCCGACCTTCGAACCTTCGAACCAGCAGGAGACCTACGACATGGTGCAGGCGGCCTTCGACTTCTCGGAGAAATACCGTATTCCCGTACTGATGCGTCTGACAACCCGCATGGCCCATTCGCGGGCCGTGGTCGAAGTCGCCGGCGTCCGCGCCGAGAACGAACGCTCCTACCCCGCCCAAACGCGCCAGTGGGTGCTGATGCCGGGCAATTCGCGCGTAAGGTACAACACGCTGCTCGACGACTACGCCCGGTTCGAGACCGAAGCCGCAGAGAGCCGGTTCAACCGCTATACGGACGCCCCCGACAAATCGGTCGGCATCATCGCCTGCGGCATCGCCCACAACTACCTCGCGGAGAATTATCCCGGCGGCTGTCCGCATCCCGTGCTGAAAATTTCGCAGTATCCGCTTCCGGCCTCACTCGTGCGCCGCATGGCGTCGGAGTGCGGTTCGCTGCTCATCATCGAAGAGGGACAACCCGTCGTCGAGCAGGCCGTGCGCGGTATCCTGCCCGCACCGCTCGATATTCGCGGCCGCATGACGGGCCAGCTGCCCCGCACCGGAGAACTCACGCCCGACAGCGTGCGCGCCGCACTGGGACTCGCGCCGCACGCCACGCACGCGGCCAGCCAAATCGTCGTGCCGCGTCCGCCGGCCCTGTGTCAGGGCTGCGGCCACAGGGACGTCTACACGGCTTTGAAAGAGATTGCGGACGAACACGAAAACGCCAAGGTATTCAGCGACATAGGCTGTTATACGCTGGGCTGGCTGGCTCCGTTCCACGCCATCGACACCTGCGTCGATATGGGCGCTTCGATCACGATGGCCAAAGGAGCCGCCGACGCGGGCGTATATCCGTCGATCGCCGTCATCGGCGACTCGACCTTCACCCATTCGGGCATGACGGGACTGCTGGACGCCGTAAACGAGCGCAGCAACATCACGGTCATCATCTCGGACAACCTGACGACGGGCATGACCGGCGGACAGGATTCGGCCGGCACGGGCCGTCTGGAGCAGATATGCGCCGGCATCGGCGTCGATCCGGCCCATATCCGCGTCGTGGTGCCCCTTCCCAAGAACCGGGAAGAGATGAAAGCCATGCTCCGCGAGGAGATCGCCTACGACGGGGTTTCGGTCGTCATCCCCCGCCGCGAGTGCATCCAGACCGCCAAACGCCACAACGCCGCCAAACAGAAACAATAG